A DNA window from Flavisolibacter ginsenosidimutans contains the following coding sequences:
- the rpmI gene encoding 50S ribosomal protein L35: protein MPKVKTNSSAKKRFKVTGTGKITHQKSFKRHILTKKSKKRKRALRKDGTVAKANLDFVKRLLRLK, encoded by the coding sequence ATGCCAAAGGTTAAAACAAACTCCAGTGCCAAAAAGCGTTTCAAAGTAACGGGCACGGGTAAGATCACACACCAGAAATCTTTCAAGCGTCACATTCTCACTAAAAAATCAAAAAAACGGAAACGGGCTTTGCGCAAAGACGGCACCGTAGCAAAAGCAAATCTTGATTTTGTAAAACGCTTGTTGCGCCTGAAATAA
- a CDS encoding type B 50S ribosomal protein L31 encodes MKKDLHPANYRYVIFKDMSNGYSFLSRSTAASKETAKWEDGNEYPLIKLEISNTSHPFFTGKNVLVDTAGRIDKFNKKYAKK; translated from the coding sequence ATGAAAAAGGATCTTCATCCCGCCAACTACCGTTACGTGATTTTCAAAGACATGAGCAACGGTTACAGCTTTTTAAGCCGCTCTACGGCTGCCAGCAAAGAAACCGCTAAATGGGAAGACGGTAACGAATATCCCCTGATTAAGTTGGAGATTTCCAATACTTCGCATCCTTTCTTTACCGGCAAAAACGTATTGGTTGATACCGCCGGCCGTATTGACAAATTCAACAAAAAATACGCGAAGAAGTAA
- a CDS encoding putative sugar nucleotidyl transferase gives MRKIVFTEEFCNPRNLFPFTLTRQVQDIRVGILTIREKWELYLNCPSFDKFEDDYKDLERAVRLDEKTIGKDTIYLVHGNVLPTKKIIKQVKKLKAGEFLSVPEKESFVYCVSRAEVIDEHNIKVGKPVEIDEELNEIKAPWNIFGLNARAIAQDFELLTSGRKPEKISATNNVCDPANIFIEKGATVECCFLNAQAGPIYIGKDAVVMEGSLLRGPVAVCDEAVVKMGTRLYEGTTVGPKCTVGGEIKNSVLFGYSNKAHDGYMGDSVVGEWCNWGAGTSNSNLKNTASGIIVWTPDGPVNVGLKCGVFMGDYSRTAINTSINTGTVVGACANVYGNGLTPKFIPSFSWGSDGLQRYELDKALVDVNNWKILKGSALTSSEKIILKHIFEHY, from the coding sequence ATGCGTAAAATTGTATTCACCGAAGAGTTTTGCAACCCCCGAAACCTTTTTCCCTTCACGCTTACCCGCCAGGTGCAGGACATTCGCGTGGGTATTTTAACCATCCGGGAGAAATGGGAACTTTATCTCAATTGCCCTTCTTTTGACAAGTTTGAAGACGATTACAAGGATTTGGAACGGGCCGTTCGGCTTGACGAAAAGACGATTGGCAAGGACACAATTTATCTTGTTCACGGCAATGTACTGCCGACGAAAAAGATAATCAAGCAGGTCAAAAAATTAAAAGCCGGTGAATTTTTGTCGGTGCCCGAAAAGGAAAGTTTTGTGTATTGTGTTTCAAGAGCGGAAGTGATTGACGAGCACAACATCAAAGTAGGAAAGCCGGTTGAAATTGACGAAGAACTCAACGAAATAAAAGCACCGTGGAATATTTTTGGCCTCAACGCCCGTGCCATTGCACAGGATTTTGAACTGCTTACAAGCGGTCGCAAGCCGGAAAAAATTTCTGCTACCAACAACGTCTGTGATCCCGCTAATATTTTTATTGAAAAAGGCGCAACGGTAGAATGTTGTTTTTTGAATGCGCAGGCTGGTCCAATCTACATCGGGAAAGACGCGGTGGTCATGGAAGGCTCATTGCTTCGCGGGCCGGTTGCCGTTTGCGACGAGGCCGTGGTGAAAATGGGTACACGGCTTTATGAAGGCACAACCGTCGGGCCCAAATGTACCGTTGGCGGCGAGATAAAGAACTCTGTTTTGTTTGGTTATTCAAACAAGGCGCACGACGGTTACATGGGCGATTCAGTGGTAGGAGAGTGGTGTAACTGGGGCGCAGGCACGTCCAATTCCAATCTAAAAAATACCGCATCGGGCATTATTGTCTGGACGCCGGATGGGCCGGTAAATGTGGGCTTAAAATGTGGTGTGTTTATGGGCGATTATTCCCGCACCGCCATCAATACTTCCATCAATACCGGAACAGTGGTTGGCGCTTGCGCCAACGTTTACGGCAACGGCTTAACGCCAAAATTCATTCCTTCCTTTTCCTGGGGCAGCGACGGATTGCAACGCTATGAATTGGACAAAGCATTGGTTGACGTCAATAACTGGAAAATTTTGAAAGGGAGTGCGTTGACGTCTTCAGAAAAAATTATTCTCAAACATATCTTTGAACACTACTAA
- a CDS encoding LTA synthase family protein: MMINIQPIAKFKQLWCLLLLPVFFLLHGYNENFGLLSLLVVFRLFLFYALITGGVAAIAVLLLRSPAKATAFSFFLLFLFFFFGAFHDGLKSIAGNRFISSYKFLLPFLFILVVSVFLWLKRTRYQPQRPVVYVRNLLGVLVVFELIMMVYAALSGKAEENNLAAGHNAWRQNTACEVEKPDIFFVVFDGYTSSQCLKEEFSYDNSPTDSTFQANHFFVSKSSRSNYNATPFSLSSTFEGQYLKPALEKDKVTSKTFVQAMETFRNNHLLSFLKKQGYGVKNFGCFDLKDAPLKTDPYFKDAYSKQIDDQTLYSRIKRDIGWNFTVKNIFTGTSRIPESYRQNKAYHLYRNNYNWQALLKELQTEAEAPRFVYVHLMLPHEPFYLNGDGKEVPDTVVRTLKEAYLEQVKFSNVLLKQLIPIAAAKSHRPKVVMIEGDHGFRDYDSVTNRNKEFMNLNAYFFSDQDYNRLYDGISPVNSFRVVLNKYFCLSYPMLRDSSVYLINN, encoded by the coding sequence ATGATGATAAACATCCAACCAATAGCGAAGTTTAAACAACTGTGGTGCCTTTTGCTTTTGCCTGTTTTTTTCCTGCTTCACGGCTACAACGAGAATTTTGGATTGCTTTCGCTATTGGTTGTGTTTCGGTTGTTTCTCTTTTATGCGCTGATAACCGGTGGCGTGGCGGCCATTGCTGTTTTGTTGTTGCGGTCACCGGCAAAAGCAACCGCTTTTTCTTTTTTTCTCTTGTTTCTCTTTTTTTTCTTCGGCGCTTTTCACGACGGGTTAAAGTCAATCGCGGGGAACCGTTTTATCAGTTCGTATAAGTTTTTATTGCCCTTTTTGTTCATTCTTGTTGTTAGCGTTTTTCTATGGCTTAAACGAACGCGGTACCAACCGCAACGGCCGGTGGTGTACGTTCGCAATTTGCTTGGTGTTTTGGTTGTTTTTGAACTGATAATGATGGTGTACGCTGCACTGAGCGGAAAAGCCGAAGAAAACAATTTGGCGGCAGGGCACAATGCGTGGCGGCAAAACACTGCATGCGAGGTAGAAAAGCCCGATATTTTTTTTGTAGTGTTCGACGGTTACACAAGTTCGCAGTGTTTGAAAGAAGAATTTAGCTACGATAACAGCCCGACAGATTCTACTTTTCAGGCAAACCATTTTTTTGTATCCAAGTCATCGCGAAGCAATTACAACGCGACACCCTTTTCGCTTTCGTCAACATTTGAGGGGCAATACCTTAAACCCGCACTGGAAAAAGACAAGGTAACCAGCAAAACTTTTGTACAAGCGATGGAAACCTTTCGGAACAATCATTTGCTTTCCTTTTTAAAGAAGCAGGGATACGGCGTAAAAAATTTTGGGTGTTTCGATTTAAAAGATGCTCCTTTAAAGACAGACCCTTATTTCAAAGACGCTTATTCGAAGCAAATTGACGATCAAACGCTTTATTCGAGAATTAAACGAGACATTGGCTGGAATTTTACCGTTAAGAATATTTTTACCGGTACTTCCCGCATTCCTGAAAGCTACAGGCAAAACAAGGCGTATCATCTTTACCGTAACAATTATAATTGGCAGGCTTTGCTTAAAGAGTTGCAGACCGAAGCAGAGGCGCCGCGATTCGTTTACGTGCACCTGATGTTGCCACATGAACCATTTTATTTAAACGGGGACGGAAAGGAAGTTCCTGATACGGTGGTGCGCACGCTGAAAGAGGCCTATCTTGAACAAGTCAAATTCTCCAACGTATTGCTAAAACAGCTAATTCCAATTGCCGCGGCAAAGAGCCACCGGCCAAAAGTGGTAATGATAGAAGGCGACCACGGGTTTCGGGACTACGATTCGGTTACCAATCGCAACAAGGAATTCATGAACCTGAACGCCTATTTCTTTTCTGATCAGGATTACAACCGGCTTTACGACGGCATCAGCCCGGTCAATTCCTTTCGCGTGGTACTGAATAAATATTTTTGCCTGTCTTACCCGATGTTAAGAGATAGTAGTGTTTACCTGATCAACAACTAA
- a CDS encoding oligosaccharide flippase family protein produces the protein MLISAIVRTVYLLLTFLAGLVLSKLVLPGQFGIISLVILNASLLSIVTGLGTDSLLLHKVTNNKWGFSQAAQFTLGAVAVQLVLFLALECGSLLVWKKTLLSDESSADFWTDILYFLGLLLTEKYLALLYAFQKARLANVFLTIVALFYLVVLLLLSFVAKADFATVMELFALQSLLQGLGLLSILYRYYKTEEKQIFKLVEFAQALKLSSVVMITNVIQLLAYRIDFWLIKYFHGNADVGVYAIANKFTNLVWVVPNIMAQLLVPKFAQLSKSEVSKIFSTAFYGNLVGAAAALSGATIIYFYYLNPAYRIGLPAFFLMMPGYFFWAAVIYYGAYFSWSGRFTDNLLCSSCCFVLVLFADMLLIPRFGISGAACANSFAYTLVFILYLFLLRSRFSFTWKSLLLPPQKGLLKLLKSVAG, from the coding sequence ATGCTGATATCCGCCATTGTTCGTACGGTGTACCTGCTCCTGACCTTCCTCGCCGGGCTAGTGTTAAGCAAACTTGTGCTGCCCGGACAATTTGGAATTATTTCGCTGGTTATTTTAAATGCGTCTTTGTTGAGCATTGTTACCGGTTTAGGTACGGACAGCCTTCTTCTTCACAAGGTGACCAATAACAAATGGGGGTTTAGCCAAGCCGCACAATTCACCCTTGGTGCGGTGGCCGTTCAGCTTGTTTTGTTTCTGGCATTGGAGTGTGGCAGCTTGTTGGTTTGGAAAAAAACCTTGCTTTCCGATGAAAGCTCTGCTGATTTCTGGACGGACATTTTATATTTTTTGGGACTGCTGCTTACCGAGAAATATTTAGCCCTTCTGTATGCCTTTCAAAAAGCCCGTCTTGCAAATGTTTTTTTGACAATTGTTGCTCTGTTTTACTTGGTTGTTTTGTTGTTGCTTTCGTTTGTTGCGAAGGCGGACTTTGCAACGGTTATGGAGTTGTTTGCGCTGCAAAGCTTGTTGCAAGGTCTTGGACTGTTGTCTATTTTGTATCGGTATTACAAAACGGAGGAGAAGCAAATCTTCAAACTCGTTGAATTTGCGCAGGCGCTGAAATTGTCTTCTGTGGTTATGATAACGAACGTCATTCAGCTTTTGGCTTACCGGATAGATTTTTGGCTGATTAAATATTTTCACGGAAATGCTGATGTAGGTGTTTATGCAATCGCAAACAAGTTTACGAACCTTGTTTGGGTAGTTCCCAACATTATGGCACAACTGCTGGTCCCAAAATTTGCACAGTTGTCGAAAAGCGAAGTATCAAAAATTTTCAGCACGGCCTTTTACGGCAATTTAGTTGGTGCAGCGGCTGCGTTGAGCGGCGCAACCATCATTTATTTCTATTACCTGAACCCTGCGTACCGAATTGGATTACCCGCGTTCTTCCTGATGATGCCGGGTTATTTCTTTTGGGCGGCCGTTATTTATTACGGTGCTTATTTTTCCTGGTCCGGAAGATTTACGGATAACCTGCTTTGCAGTTCCTGTTGTTTTGTATTGGTCTTATTCGCCGACATGCTGCTGATTCCTCGCTTTGGTATTAGCGGAGCGGCGTGTGCCAACTCGTTTGCTTACACACTCGTTTTTATACTCTATCTTTTCCTTTTAAGAAGCCGGTTTTCGTTTACGTGGAAATCTCTATTATTGCCCCCGCAAAAAGGCCTCTTAAAACTTCTAAAGTCAGTTGCCGGTTGA
- the rplT gene encoding 50S ribosomal protein L20 → MPRSVNAVASRARRKRILKQAKGFYGKRKNVYTVAKNVVEKGMTYSYVGRKLKKREYRRLWIARINAAVREEGLTYSQFINLLNQKGITLDRKVLADLAMNNAESFKALVAQVK, encoded by the coding sequence ATGCCTCGTTCCGTTAACGCCGTTGCTTCCAGAGCACGGAGAAAAAGAATTTTAAAACAAGCCAAGGGCTTTTACGGCAAGCGTAAAAATGTTTACACCGTTGCCAAAAACGTAGTGGAAAAAGGAATGACCTACAGCTACGTGGGCCGCAAACTGAAGAAAAGAGAATACCGCCGTTTGTGGATTGCCCGTATCAACGCGGCCGTTCGCGAAGAAGGTTTAACGTACTCGCAATTCATAAACCTGCTGAACCAAAAAGGCATCACGCTTGACCGCAAGGTGTTGGCTGATTTGGCGATGAACAACGCCGAGAGCTTTAAGGCTTTGGTTGCACAGGTAAAGTAG
- the tpiA gene encoding triose-phosphate isomerase, with the protein MRKQIAAANWKMNLTLDKAEALLDGILSENINPTENGQVVVAVPFPYLIMVNEKVAKRKGYAVAAQNCGNKKSGAYTGEVSVEMLSSIGVEYCIVGHSERREYYGEIDEILQQKLVLCLDENITPIFCCGEALDVREKGKQNDFVKTQMEKALFDFSASELKKIVIAYEPIWAIGTGKTATSEQAQQMHAFIRSVLAGKWGEDVAQDVTILYGGSVKASNAEELFHSPDVDGGLVGGASLNAAEFIQIIKALKH; encoded by the coding sequence ATGCGTAAACAAATTGCCGCGGCCAACTGGAAAATGAATCTTACACTCGACAAAGCAGAAGCCTTGCTCGATGGAATTTTATCGGAGAATATAAACCCAACCGAAAACGGACAGGTCGTTGTTGCCGTGCCTTTTCCTTACCTGATAATGGTCAACGAAAAAGTTGCCAAACGAAAGGGCTATGCCGTTGCCGCCCAAAACTGCGGCAACAAAAAAAGCGGTGCCTATACCGGCGAAGTTTCGGTGGAGATGCTTTCGTCTATTGGCGTTGAATACTGCATCGTCGGCCACAGCGAACGAAGAGAATATTACGGCGAGATTGACGAGATACTGCAACAAAAACTTGTCCTCTGTCTGGACGAAAACATTACACCAATTTTTTGCTGCGGCGAGGCGCTGGACGTTCGGGAAAAAGGAAAGCAAAACGATTTTGTAAAGACGCAAATGGAAAAAGCTTTGTTTGATTTTTCAGCAAGCGAACTGAAAAAAATCGTGATTGCTTACGAACCCATTTGGGCCATCGGCACAGGCAAAACGGCCACTTCGGAACAGGCACAACAAATGCATGCTTTTATCCGTTCTGTATTGGCCGGCAAGTGGGGCGAAGACGTGGCGCAAGACGTAACGATTTTATACGGCGGCAGTGTAAAGGCTTCCAACGCAGAAGAACTCTTTCACTCGCCGGATGTTGACGGCGGCTTGGTTGGTGGTGCTTCGCTCAACGCGGCAGAATTCATTCAAATCATAAAAGCCTTAAAGCATTAA
- a CDS encoding glycosyltransferase, producing the protein MKNIQSSYVLWLPSWYPNKAEPYNGDFIQRHARAVSLTEKVHVIYVMRDPSAAITSSILTETKSEGELKETLIYYYLRPMKFKWLERLLSFRIYVRLYKAAVLKCLKEEGRPKLVHLYIAFKAGVIALWLKKRFGLAYVLSEQWTIYLPGAEPGFPNLPFSNRYLIKKIMRQAAGVMVVSDYLGQRLQQLFGVSKPAVIPNVVDEKIFFYRKESSHSANRFVHVSTLTYQKNPEAIVEAFSILKQKGCLFTLDVIGPQMPGLKALVRRYGLENDIFFRGEMPQEQLVKFVQNADALILYSRYETFGCVLIEANACGVPVIVSDIPVLRENVTDGFNGMFAAAENGVALSDQILYFIQNKTQFDKEEIAGYTIKKFNYTRIGAQFEVWYKEHAADC; encoded by the coding sequence TTGAAAAACATACAATCATCTTATGTTTTATGGTTGCCTTCGTGGTACCCAAATAAAGCTGAGCCTTACAACGGCGATTTTATTCAACGGCACGCAAGGGCTGTTTCGTTAACGGAGAAAGTGCATGTTATTTATGTGATGCGGGACCCGTCGGCCGCGATTACTTCCAGTATATTAACCGAAACAAAATCCGAAGGCGAATTAAAAGAAACGCTGATCTATTATTACCTGCGGCCAATGAAATTCAAATGGCTGGAAAGGTTGTTGTCGTTTCGGATTTACGTGAGGTTATACAAGGCGGCTGTGTTAAAATGCCTGAAAGAGGAAGGAAGACCAAAACTTGTGCATCTGTACATTGCATTCAAAGCCGGTGTGATTGCGCTGTGGCTTAAAAAGCGTTTCGGACTGGCGTATGTTCTTTCGGAACAATGGACGATTTATTTACCCGGAGCGGAACCCGGTTTTCCCAACCTTCCTTTTTCCAACCGCTATCTCATTAAAAAAATTATGAGACAGGCTGCTGGCGTAATGGTCGTATCGGATTATTTGGGTCAACGGCTTCAACAACTTTTTGGGGTTTCCAAGCCCGCAGTTATTCCAAATGTAGTTGACGAAAAGATATTTTTTTACAGGAAAGAGAGCAGTCATTCCGCAAACCGTTTTGTTCACGTATCTACGTTAACCTATCAAAAAAACCCCGAAGCCATTGTTGAGGCATTCTCAATTTTGAAACAGAAAGGCTGTTTGTTTACACTTGACGTTATTGGTCCGCAAATGCCCGGATTGAAGGCGCTGGTGCGCCGGTATGGTTTGGAGAATGATATATTTTTTCGTGGTGAAATGCCGCAAGAGCAGTTGGTTAAATTTGTGCAAAACGCCGATGCCTTGATTCTTTATTCGCGTTACGAAACGTTTGGTTGCGTGTTGATTGAGGCAAACGCCTGTGGAGTTCCTGTAATCGTCAGCGACATTCCCGTTTTGCGTGAAAACGTAACGGACGGCTTCAACGGAATGTTTGCGGCTGCCGAAAATGGGGTTGCGCTCTCCGATCAAATCCTTTATTTCATTCAAAACAAAACGCAATTCGACAAAGAGGAAATAGCCGGTTACACAATTAAAAAATTTAATTATACTCGTATAGGAGCGCAGTTTGAAGTATGGTACAAAGAACATGCGGCGGATTGCTAA